In Anopheles gambiae chromosome 2, idAnoGambNW_F1_1, whole genome shotgun sequence, a single window of DNA contains:
- the LOC1269732 gene encoding flotillin-1 isoform X2 translates to MVWGFVTCGPNEALVVSGCCHMKPLLVPGGRAFVWPSIQQVQRISLNTMTLQVESPTVYTSQGVPISVTGIAQVKIQGQNEDMLLTACEQFLGKSEAEIQHIALVTLEGHQRAIMGSMTVEEIYKDRKKFSKQVFEVASSDLVNMGITVVSYTLKDIRDEEFNGTNGFNGSNRGYLKSLGMARTAEVKRDARIGEAEARCDATIKEAIAEEQRMAARFLNDTEIAKAQRDFELKKAVYDVEVQTKKAEAEMAYELQAAKTKQRIKEEQMQIKVVERTQEIAVQEQEMQRRERELEATIRRPAEAEKYKLEKLAEANKLRVILEAEAEAEAIKVRGEAEAFAIAAKSKAEAEQMAKKAEAWREYREAAMVDMLLDTLPKVAAEVAAPLSQAKKITMVSSGNGEVGAVKLTGEVLQIVNKIPELVKSITGVDISRSVHAG, encoded by the exons ATGGTTTGGGGGTTTGTTACTTGCGGCCCGAACGAGGCCTTGGTAGTATCAG GATGTTGCCACATGAAGCCACTGTTGGTTCCTGGCGGTCGGGCATTCGTTTGGCCTTCGATTCAACAAGTGCAAAG AATCTCGCTCAACACCATGACGCTGCAGGTGGAAAGCCCGACCGTGTACACCAGCCAGGGCGTGCCGATCTCCGTAACCGGCATCGCGCAGGTGAAGATCCAGGGCCAGAACGAGGACATGCTGCTGACGGCGTGCGAGCAGTTCCTCGGCAAATCGGAAGCCGAAATCCAGCACATCGCCCTGGTGACGCTCGAAGGCCACCAGCGTGCCATCATGGGCTCGATGACGGTCGAGGAGATCTACAAGGATCGCAAGAAGTTCTCGAAACAGGTGTTCGAGGTCGCTTCGTCCGACCTGGTCAACATGGGCATTACCGTCGTGTCCTACACGCTGAAGGATATCCGCGATGAGGAG TTCAACGGGACAAATGGG TTCAACGGGTCAAATAGG ggataCCTGAAAAGCCTCGGTATGGCCCGTACGGCGGAAGTGAAGCGCGATGCACGGATCGGCGAGGCGGAGGCCCGGTGCGATGCGACGATCAAGGAAGCGATTGCCGAGGAGCAACGGATGGCGGCCCGCTTCCTGAACGACACCGAGATCGCGAAGGCCCAGCGTGACTTCGAGCTGAAGAAGGCCGTGTACGATGTGGAGGTGCAGACGAAGAAGGCCGAGGCGGAGATGGCGTACGAGCTGCAGGCGGCCAAGACGAAGCAGCGCATCAAGGAGGAGCAGATGCAGATTAAGGTGGTCGAGCGTACGCAGGAAATTGCGGTCCAGGAGCAGGAAATGCAGCGCCGCGAGCGCGAGCTGGAGGCCACCATCCGCCGGCCGGCCGAGGCCGAGAAGTACAAGCTGGAAAAGCTGGCCGAAGCGAACAAGCTGCGCGTCATCCTGGAGGCGGAGGCAGAAGCGGAAGCG ATAAAGGTACGCGGAGAGGCGGAAGCGTTTGCCATCGCTGCCAAATCGAAGGCCGAAGCGGAACAGATGGCCAAGAAGGCGGAAGCTTGGAGAGAGTATCGCGAGGCAGCCATGGTCGATATGCTGCTGGATACACTGCCAAAG GTTGCGGCAGAAGTGGCGGCACCACTGTCGCAGGCGAAGAAAATCACGATGGTATCGAGCGGCAACGGTGAGGTTGGTGCCGTGAAGCTGACCGGCGAGGTGCTACAGATCGTGAACAAAATCCCGGAGCTGGTCAAATCCATCACCGGGGTTGATATCTCGCGG tCCGTACACGCTGGTTAA
- the LOC1269732 gene encoding flotillin-1 isoform X6, translating into MVWGFVTCGPNEALVVSGCCHMKPLLVPGGRAFVWPSIQQVQRISLNTMTLQVESPTVYTSQGVPISVTGIAQVKIQGQNEDMLLTACEQFLGKSEAEIQHIALVTLEGHQRAIMGSMTVEEIYKDRKKFSKQVFEVASSDLVNMGITVVSYTLKDIRDEEGYLKSLGMARTAEVKRDARIGEAEARCDATIKEAIAEEQRMAARFLNDTEIAKAQRDFELKKAVYDVEVQTKKAEAEMAYELQAAKTKQRIKEEQMQIKVVERTQEIAVQEQEMQRRERELEATIRRPAEAEKYKLEKLAEANKLRVILEAEAEAEAIKVRGEAEAFAIAAKSKAEAEQMAKKAEAWREYREAAMVDMLLDTLPKVAAEVAAPLSQAKKITMVSSGNGEVGAVKLTGEVLQIVNKIPELVKSITGVDISRVNQNHKYI; encoded by the exons ATGGTTTGGGGGTTTGTTACTTGCGGCCCGAACGAGGCCTTGGTAGTATCAG GATGTTGCCACATGAAGCCACTGTTGGTTCCTGGCGGTCGGGCATTCGTTTGGCCTTCGATTCAACAAGTGCAAAG AATCTCGCTCAACACCATGACGCTGCAGGTGGAAAGCCCGACCGTGTACACCAGCCAGGGCGTGCCGATCTCCGTAACCGGCATCGCGCAGGTGAAGATCCAGGGCCAGAACGAGGACATGCTGCTGACGGCGTGCGAGCAGTTCCTCGGCAAATCGGAAGCCGAAATCCAGCACATCGCCCTGGTGACGCTCGAAGGCCACCAGCGTGCCATCATGGGCTCGATGACGGTCGAGGAGATCTACAAGGATCGCAAGAAGTTCTCGAAACAGGTGTTCGAGGTCGCTTCGTCCGACCTGGTCAACATGGGCATTACCGTCGTGTCCTACACGCTGAAGGATATCCGCGATGAGGAG ggataCCTGAAAAGCCTCGGTATGGCCCGTACGGCGGAAGTGAAGCGCGATGCACGGATCGGCGAGGCGGAGGCCCGGTGCGATGCGACGATCAAGGAAGCGATTGCCGAGGAGCAACGGATGGCGGCCCGCTTCCTGAACGACACCGAGATCGCGAAGGCCCAGCGTGACTTCGAGCTGAAGAAGGCCGTGTACGATGTGGAGGTGCAGACGAAGAAGGCCGAGGCGGAGATGGCGTACGAGCTGCAGGCGGCCAAGACGAAGCAGCGCATCAAGGAGGAGCAGATGCAGATTAAGGTGGTCGAGCGTACGCAGGAAATTGCGGTCCAGGAGCAGGAAATGCAGCGCCGCGAGCGCGAGCTGGAGGCCACCATCCGCCGGCCGGCCGAGGCCGAGAAGTACAAGCTGGAAAAGCTGGCCGAAGCGAACAAGCTGCGCGTCATCCTGGAGGCGGAGGCAGAAGCGGAAGCG ATAAAGGTACGCGGAGAGGCGGAAGCGTTTGCCATCGCTGCCAAATCGAAGGCCGAAGCGGAACAGATGGCCAAGAAGGCGGAAGCTTGGAGAGAGTATCGCGAGGCAGCCATGGTCGATATGCTGCTGGATACACTGCCAAAG GTTGCGGCAGAAGTGGCGGCACCACTGTCGCAGGCGAAGAAAATCACGATGGTATCGAGCGGCAACGGTGAGGTTGGTGCCGTGAAGCTGACCGGCGAGGTGCTACAGATCGTGAACAAAATCCCGGAGCTGGTCAAATCCATCACCGGGGTTGATATCTCGCGGGTAAATCAAAACCATAAGTACATCTAA
- the LOC1269732 gene encoding flotillin-1 isoform X3, whose amino-acid sequence MVWGFVTCGPNEALVVSGCCHMKPLLVPGGRAFVWPSIQQVQRISLNTMTLQVESPTVYTSQGVPISVTGIAQVKIQGQNEDMLLTACEQFLGKSEAEIQHIALVTLEGHQRAIMGSMTVEEIYKDRKKFSKQVFEVASSDLVNMGITVVSYTLKDIRDEEFNGSNRGYLKSLGMARTAEVKRDARIGEAEARCDATIKEAIAEEQRMAARFLNDTEIAKAQRDFELKKAVYDVEVQTKKAEAEMAYELQAAKTKQRIKEEQMQIKVVERTQEIAVQEQEMQRRERELEATIRRPAEAEKYKLEKLAEANKLRVILEAEAEAEAIKVRGEAEAFAIAAKSKAEAEQMAKKAEAWREYREAAMVDMLLDTLPKVAAEVAAPLSQAKKITMVSSGNGEVGAVKLTGEVLQIVNKIPELVKSITGVDISRVNQNHKYI is encoded by the exons ATGGTTTGGGGGTTTGTTACTTGCGGCCCGAACGAGGCCTTGGTAGTATCAG GATGTTGCCACATGAAGCCACTGTTGGTTCCTGGCGGTCGGGCATTCGTTTGGCCTTCGATTCAACAAGTGCAAAG AATCTCGCTCAACACCATGACGCTGCAGGTGGAAAGCCCGACCGTGTACACCAGCCAGGGCGTGCCGATCTCCGTAACCGGCATCGCGCAGGTGAAGATCCAGGGCCAGAACGAGGACATGCTGCTGACGGCGTGCGAGCAGTTCCTCGGCAAATCGGAAGCCGAAATCCAGCACATCGCCCTGGTGACGCTCGAAGGCCACCAGCGTGCCATCATGGGCTCGATGACGGTCGAGGAGATCTACAAGGATCGCAAGAAGTTCTCGAAACAGGTGTTCGAGGTCGCTTCGTCCGACCTGGTCAACATGGGCATTACCGTCGTGTCCTACACGCTGAAGGATATCCGCGATGAGGAG TTCAACGGGTCAAATAGG ggataCCTGAAAAGCCTCGGTATGGCCCGTACGGCGGAAGTGAAGCGCGATGCACGGATCGGCGAGGCGGAGGCCCGGTGCGATGCGACGATCAAGGAAGCGATTGCCGAGGAGCAACGGATGGCGGCCCGCTTCCTGAACGACACCGAGATCGCGAAGGCCCAGCGTGACTTCGAGCTGAAGAAGGCCGTGTACGATGTGGAGGTGCAGACGAAGAAGGCCGAGGCGGAGATGGCGTACGAGCTGCAGGCGGCCAAGACGAAGCAGCGCATCAAGGAGGAGCAGATGCAGATTAAGGTGGTCGAGCGTACGCAGGAAATTGCGGTCCAGGAGCAGGAAATGCAGCGCCGCGAGCGCGAGCTGGAGGCCACCATCCGCCGGCCGGCCGAGGCCGAGAAGTACAAGCTGGAAAAGCTGGCCGAAGCGAACAAGCTGCGCGTCATCCTGGAGGCGGAGGCAGAAGCGGAAGCG ATAAAGGTACGCGGAGAGGCGGAAGCGTTTGCCATCGCTGCCAAATCGAAGGCCGAAGCGGAACAGATGGCCAAGAAGGCGGAAGCTTGGAGAGAGTATCGCGAGGCAGCCATGGTCGATATGCTGCTGGATACACTGCCAAAG GTTGCGGCAGAAGTGGCGGCACCACTGTCGCAGGCGAAGAAAATCACGATGGTATCGAGCGGCAACGGTGAGGTTGGTGCCGTGAAGCTGACCGGCGAGGTGCTACAGATCGTGAACAAAATCCCGGAGCTGGTCAAATCCATCACCGGGGTTGATATCTCGCGGGTAAATCAAAACCATAAGTACATCTAA
- the LOC1269732 gene encoding flotillin-1 isoform X7: protein MVWGFVTCGPNEALVVSGCCHMKPLLVPGGRAFVWPSIQQVQRISLNTMTLQVESPTVYTSQGVPISVTGIAQVKIQGQNEDMLLTACEQFLGKSEAEIQHIALVTLEGHQRAIMGSMTVEEIYKDRKKFSKQVFEVASSDLVNMGITVVSYTLKDIRDEEGYLKSLGMARTAEVKRDARIGEAEARCDATIKEAIAEEQRMAARFLNDTEIAKAQRDFELKKAVYDVEVQTKKAEAEMAYELQAAKTKQRIKEEQMQIKVVERTQEIAVQEQEMQRRERELEATIRRPAEAEKYKLEKLAEANKLRVILEAEAEAEAIKVRGEAEAFAIAAKSKAEAEQMAKKAEAWREYREAAMVDMLLDTLPKVAAEVAAPLSQAKKITMVSSGNGEVGAVKLTGEVLQIVNKIPELVKSITGVDISRSVHAG, encoded by the exons ATGGTTTGGGGGTTTGTTACTTGCGGCCCGAACGAGGCCTTGGTAGTATCAG GATGTTGCCACATGAAGCCACTGTTGGTTCCTGGCGGTCGGGCATTCGTTTGGCCTTCGATTCAACAAGTGCAAAG AATCTCGCTCAACACCATGACGCTGCAGGTGGAAAGCCCGACCGTGTACACCAGCCAGGGCGTGCCGATCTCCGTAACCGGCATCGCGCAGGTGAAGATCCAGGGCCAGAACGAGGACATGCTGCTGACGGCGTGCGAGCAGTTCCTCGGCAAATCGGAAGCCGAAATCCAGCACATCGCCCTGGTGACGCTCGAAGGCCACCAGCGTGCCATCATGGGCTCGATGACGGTCGAGGAGATCTACAAGGATCGCAAGAAGTTCTCGAAACAGGTGTTCGAGGTCGCTTCGTCCGACCTGGTCAACATGGGCATTACCGTCGTGTCCTACACGCTGAAGGATATCCGCGATGAGGAG ggataCCTGAAAAGCCTCGGTATGGCCCGTACGGCGGAAGTGAAGCGCGATGCACGGATCGGCGAGGCGGAGGCCCGGTGCGATGCGACGATCAAGGAAGCGATTGCCGAGGAGCAACGGATGGCGGCCCGCTTCCTGAACGACACCGAGATCGCGAAGGCCCAGCGTGACTTCGAGCTGAAGAAGGCCGTGTACGATGTGGAGGTGCAGACGAAGAAGGCCGAGGCGGAGATGGCGTACGAGCTGCAGGCGGCCAAGACGAAGCAGCGCATCAAGGAGGAGCAGATGCAGATTAAGGTGGTCGAGCGTACGCAGGAAATTGCGGTCCAGGAGCAGGAAATGCAGCGCCGCGAGCGCGAGCTGGAGGCCACCATCCGCCGGCCGGCCGAGGCCGAGAAGTACAAGCTGGAAAAGCTGGCCGAAGCGAACAAGCTGCGCGTCATCCTGGAGGCGGAGGCAGAAGCGGAAGCG ATAAAGGTACGCGGAGAGGCGGAAGCGTTTGCCATCGCTGCCAAATCGAAGGCCGAAGCGGAACAGATGGCCAAGAAGGCGGAAGCTTGGAGAGAGTATCGCGAGGCAGCCATGGTCGATATGCTGCTGGATACACTGCCAAAG GTTGCGGCAGAAGTGGCGGCACCACTGTCGCAGGCGAAGAAAATCACGATGGTATCGAGCGGCAACGGTGAGGTTGGTGCCGTGAAGCTGACCGGCGAGGTGCTACAGATCGTGAACAAAATCCCGGAGCTGGTCAAATCCATCACCGGGGTTGATATCTCGCGG tCCGTACACGCTGGTTAA
- the LOC1269732 gene encoding flotillin-1 isoform X4, whose translation MVWGFVTCGPNEALVVSGCCHMKPLLVPGGRAFVWPSIQQVQRISLNTMTLQVESPTVYTSQGVPISVTGIAQVKIQGQNEDMLLTACEQFLGKSEAEIQHIALVTLEGHQRAIMGSMTVEEIYKDRKKFSKQVFEVASSDLVNMGITVVSYTLKDIRDEEFNGTNGGYLKSLGMARTAEVKRDARIGEAEARCDATIKEAIAEEQRMAARFLNDTEIAKAQRDFELKKAVYDVEVQTKKAEAEMAYELQAAKTKQRIKEEQMQIKVVERTQEIAVQEQEMQRRERELEATIRRPAEAEKYKLEKLAEANKLRVILEAEAEAEAIKVRGEAEAFAIAAKSKAEAEQMAKKAEAWREYREAAMVDMLLDTLPKVAAEVAAPLSQAKKITMVSSGNGEVGAVKLTGEVLQIVNKIPELVKSITGVDISRVNQNHKYI comes from the exons ATGGTTTGGGGGTTTGTTACTTGCGGCCCGAACGAGGCCTTGGTAGTATCAG GATGTTGCCACATGAAGCCACTGTTGGTTCCTGGCGGTCGGGCATTCGTTTGGCCTTCGATTCAACAAGTGCAAAG AATCTCGCTCAACACCATGACGCTGCAGGTGGAAAGCCCGACCGTGTACACCAGCCAGGGCGTGCCGATCTCCGTAACCGGCATCGCGCAGGTGAAGATCCAGGGCCAGAACGAGGACATGCTGCTGACGGCGTGCGAGCAGTTCCTCGGCAAATCGGAAGCCGAAATCCAGCACATCGCCCTGGTGACGCTCGAAGGCCACCAGCGTGCCATCATGGGCTCGATGACGGTCGAGGAGATCTACAAGGATCGCAAGAAGTTCTCGAAACAGGTGTTCGAGGTCGCTTCGTCCGACCTGGTCAACATGGGCATTACCGTCGTGTCCTACACGCTGAAGGATATCCGCGATGAGGAG TTCAACGGGACAAATGGG ggataCCTGAAAAGCCTCGGTATGGCCCGTACGGCGGAAGTGAAGCGCGATGCACGGATCGGCGAGGCGGAGGCCCGGTGCGATGCGACGATCAAGGAAGCGATTGCCGAGGAGCAACGGATGGCGGCCCGCTTCCTGAACGACACCGAGATCGCGAAGGCCCAGCGTGACTTCGAGCTGAAGAAGGCCGTGTACGATGTGGAGGTGCAGACGAAGAAGGCCGAGGCGGAGATGGCGTACGAGCTGCAGGCGGCCAAGACGAAGCAGCGCATCAAGGAGGAGCAGATGCAGATTAAGGTGGTCGAGCGTACGCAGGAAATTGCGGTCCAGGAGCAGGAAATGCAGCGCCGCGAGCGCGAGCTGGAGGCCACCATCCGCCGGCCGGCCGAGGCCGAGAAGTACAAGCTGGAAAAGCTGGCCGAAGCGAACAAGCTGCGCGTCATCCTGGAGGCGGAGGCAGAAGCGGAAGCG ATAAAGGTACGCGGAGAGGCGGAAGCGTTTGCCATCGCTGCCAAATCGAAGGCCGAAGCGGAACAGATGGCCAAGAAGGCGGAAGCTTGGAGAGAGTATCGCGAGGCAGCCATGGTCGATATGCTGCTGGATACACTGCCAAAG GTTGCGGCAGAAGTGGCGGCACCACTGTCGCAGGCGAAGAAAATCACGATGGTATCGAGCGGCAACGGTGAGGTTGGTGCCGTGAAGCTGACCGGCGAGGTGCTACAGATCGTGAACAAAATCCCGGAGCTGGTCAAATCCATCACCGGGGTTGATATCTCGCGGGTAAATCAAAACCATAAGTACATCTAA
- the LOC1269732 gene encoding flotillin-1 isoform X5: MVWGFVTCGPNEALVVSGCCHMKPLLVPGGRAFVWPSIQQVQRISLNTMTLQVESPTVYTSQGVPISVTGIAQVKIQGQNEDMLLTACEQFLGKSEAEIQHIALVTLEGHQRAIMGSMTVEEIYKDRKKFSKQVFEVASSDLVNMGITVVSYTLKDIRDEEFNGSNRGYLKSLGMARTAEVKRDARIGEAEARCDATIKEAIAEEQRMAARFLNDTEIAKAQRDFELKKAVYDVEVQTKKAEAEMAYELQAAKTKQRIKEEQMQIKVVERTQEIAVQEQEMQRRERELEATIRRPAEAEKYKLEKLAEANKLRVILEAEAEAEAIKVRGEAEAFAIAAKSKAEAEQMAKKAEAWREYREAAMVDMLLDTLPKVAAEVAAPLSQAKKITMVSSGNGEVGAVKLTGEVLQIVNKIPELVKSITGVDISRSVHAG, from the exons ATGGTTTGGGGGTTTGTTACTTGCGGCCCGAACGAGGCCTTGGTAGTATCAG GATGTTGCCACATGAAGCCACTGTTGGTTCCTGGCGGTCGGGCATTCGTTTGGCCTTCGATTCAACAAGTGCAAAG AATCTCGCTCAACACCATGACGCTGCAGGTGGAAAGCCCGACCGTGTACACCAGCCAGGGCGTGCCGATCTCCGTAACCGGCATCGCGCAGGTGAAGATCCAGGGCCAGAACGAGGACATGCTGCTGACGGCGTGCGAGCAGTTCCTCGGCAAATCGGAAGCCGAAATCCAGCACATCGCCCTGGTGACGCTCGAAGGCCACCAGCGTGCCATCATGGGCTCGATGACGGTCGAGGAGATCTACAAGGATCGCAAGAAGTTCTCGAAACAGGTGTTCGAGGTCGCTTCGTCCGACCTGGTCAACATGGGCATTACCGTCGTGTCCTACACGCTGAAGGATATCCGCGATGAGGAG TTCAACGGGTCAAATAGG ggataCCTGAAAAGCCTCGGTATGGCCCGTACGGCGGAAGTGAAGCGCGATGCACGGATCGGCGAGGCGGAGGCCCGGTGCGATGCGACGATCAAGGAAGCGATTGCCGAGGAGCAACGGATGGCGGCCCGCTTCCTGAACGACACCGAGATCGCGAAGGCCCAGCGTGACTTCGAGCTGAAGAAGGCCGTGTACGATGTGGAGGTGCAGACGAAGAAGGCCGAGGCGGAGATGGCGTACGAGCTGCAGGCGGCCAAGACGAAGCAGCGCATCAAGGAGGAGCAGATGCAGATTAAGGTGGTCGAGCGTACGCAGGAAATTGCGGTCCAGGAGCAGGAAATGCAGCGCCGCGAGCGCGAGCTGGAGGCCACCATCCGCCGGCCGGCCGAGGCCGAGAAGTACAAGCTGGAAAAGCTGGCCGAAGCGAACAAGCTGCGCGTCATCCTGGAGGCGGAGGCAGAAGCGGAAGCG ATAAAGGTACGCGGAGAGGCGGAAGCGTTTGCCATCGCTGCCAAATCGAAGGCCGAAGCGGAACAGATGGCCAAGAAGGCGGAAGCTTGGAGAGAGTATCGCGAGGCAGCCATGGTCGATATGCTGCTGGATACACTGCCAAAG GTTGCGGCAGAAGTGGCGGCACCACTGTCGCAGGCGAAGAAAATCACGATGGTATCGAGCGGCAACGGTGAGGTTGGTGCCGTGAAGCTGACCGGCGAGGTGCTACAGATCGTGAACAAAATCCCGGAGCTGGTCAAATCCATCACCGGGGTTGATATCTCGCGG tCCGTACACGCTGGTTAA
- the LOC1269732 gene encoding flotillin-1 isoform X1 produces MVWGFVTCGPNEALVVSGCCHMKPLLVPGGRAFVWPSIQQVQRISLNTMTLQVESPTVYTSQGVPISVTGIAQVKIQGQNEDMLLTACEQFLGKSEAEIQHIALVTLEGHQRAIMGSMTVEEIYKDRKKFSKQVFEVASSDLVNMGITVVSYTLKDIRDEEFNGTNGFNGSNRGYLKSLGMARTAEVKRDARIGEAEARCDATIKEAIAEEQRMAARFLNDTEIAKAQRDFELKKAVYDVEVQTKKAEAEMAYELQAAKTKQRIKEEQMQIKVVERTQEIAVQEQEMQRRERELEATIRRPAEAEKYKLEKLAEANKLRVILEAEAEAEAIKVRGEAEAFAIAAKSKAEAEQMAKKAEAWREYREAAMVDMLLDTLPKVAAEVAAPLSQAKKITMVSSGNGEVGAVKLTGEVLQIVNKIPELVKSITGVDISRVNQNHKYI; encoded by the exons ATGGTTTGGGGGTTTGTTACTTGCGGCCCGAACGAGGCCTTGGTAGTATCAG GATGTTGCCACATGAAGCCACTGTTGGTTCCTGGCGGTCGGGCATTCGTTTGGCCTTCGATTCAACAAGTGCAAAG AATCTCGCTCAACACCATGACGCTGCAGGTGGAAAGCCCGACCGTGTACACCAGCCAGGGCGTGCCGATCTCCGTAACCGGCATCGCGCAGGTGAAGATCCAGGGCCAGAACGAGGACATGCTGCTGACGGCGTGCGAGCAGTTCCTCGGCAAATCGGAAGCCGAAATCCAGCACATCGCCCTGGTGACGCTCGAAGGCCACCAGCGTGCCATCATGGGCTCGATGACGGTCGAGGAGATCTACAAGGATCGCAAGAAGTTCTCGAAACAGGTGTTCGAGGTCGCTTCGTCCGACCTGGTCAACATGGGCATTACCGTCGTGTCCTACACGCTGAAGGATATCCGCGATGAGGAG TTCAACGGGACAAATGGG TTCAACGGGTCAAATAGG ggataCCTGAAAAGCCTCGGTATGGCCCGTACGGCGGAAGTGAAGCGCGATGCACGGATCGGCGAGGCGGAGGCCCGGTGCGATGCGACGATCAAGGAAGCGATTGCCGAGGAGCAACGGATGGCGGCCCGCTTCCTGAACGACACCGAGATCGCGAAGGCCCAGCGTGACTTCGAGCTGAAGAAGGCCGTGTACGATGTGGAGGTGCAGACGAAGAAGGCCGAGGCGGAGATGGCGTACGAGCTGCAGGCGGCCAAGACGAAGCAGCGCATCAAGGAGGAGCAGATGCAGATTAAGGTGGTCGAGCGTACGCAGGAAATTGCGGTCCAGGAGCAGGAAATGCAGCGCCGCGAGCGCGAGCTGGAGGCCACCATCCGCCGGCCGGCCGAGGCCGAGAAGTACAAGCTGGAAAAGCTGGCCGAAGCGAACAAGCTGCGCGTCATCCTGGAGGCGGAGGCAGAAGCGGAAGCG ATAAAGGTACGCGGAGAGGCGGAAGCGTTTGCCATCGCTGCCAAATCGAAGGCCGAAGCGGAACAGATGGCCAAGAAGGCGGAAGCTTGGAGAGAGTATCGCGAGGCAGCCATGGTCGATATGCTGCTGGATACACTGCCAAAG GTTGCGGCAGAAGTGGCGGCACCACTGTCGCAGGCGAAGAAAATCACGATGGTATCGAGCGGCAACGGTGAGGTTGGTGCCGTGAAGCTGACCGGCGAGGTGCTACAGATCGTGAACAAAATCCCGGAGCTGGTCAAATCCATCACCGGGGTTGATATCTCGCGGGTAAATCAAAACCATAAGTACATCTAA